Proteins encoded together in one Lysinibacillus sp. FSL K6-0232 window:
- a CDS encoding nitrous oxide reductase accessory protein NosL — MKKIILLVVIGLFLIGCSEKTIEPRDIDPETDICIVCNMGITHPDYAGQVIFKNNDYLVFDDLGCLIEYLKSPEQEVAAAYIKSNDKQEWIDVKTAAYLYNEDYWTPMNYGVLAFASIGDAAIYEQENGAGKPLGYEELVTSFNWGVHEH, encoded by the coding sequence ATGAAAAAGATCATTTTATTAGTAGTAATTGGACTTTTTTTGATAGGGTGTTCGGAGAAGACCATAGAACCTCGAGATATTGATCCAGAGACGGATATTTGTATTGTTTGTAACATGGGTATTACGCATCCTGATTATGCAGGGCAAGTAATTTTCAAGAATAATGATTATTTAGTGTTTGATGATCTAGGTTGTTTAATTGAATATTTGAAAAGTCCAGAGCAAGAAGTAGCAGCAGCTTATATCAAATCAAATGATAAGCAAGAATGGATAGATGTGAAAACGGCAGCTTATTTATATAATGAGGATTATTGGACACCCATGAATTATGGTGTACTTGCCTTTGCGTCGATTGGAGACGCAGCAATTTATGAGCAAGAAAATGGTGCGGGTAAGCCTCTCGGATACGAAGAATTAGTAACGTCATTTAATTGGGGTGTGCATGAACATTGA
- a CDS encoding ABC transporter permease, with protein MLLGIFIVLFVAILMLQQLNTDAGGFDRFQASLLNLLLFLFPLFILTIGAMSIAADIESGWYQLIRSYPVSIAHYLGAKYVALVSIFLFALATTEAVILIVGSFFGGVHIDTQFLLLTTVIIVVFSAISVMIGAFSIHRLQALGFSLGLWAVFTLLSNYVVMAIGTIIPKHVYEKIIYTHVHINIIEWLRYVYLIQIEQTGILGKSFYYLSQFYETSLGIGLILGITILWWFIPLCLAYFKLKCKESYR; from the coding sequence ATGTTGCTTGGTATTTTTATTGTATTATTTGTTGCTATTTTGATGTTGCAACAGTTAAACACGGATGCAGGTGGATTCGATCGCTTTCAAGCCTCTCTCTTAAATTTATTACTTTTTTTGTTTCCTTTATTTATTTTGACAATAGGCGCAATGAGTATAGCTGCTGATATAGAATCAGGTTGGTATCAATTAATACGATCATATCCTGTTAGTATCGCACATTATTTAGGGGCAAAATATGTTGCATTGGTATCCATTTTTTTATTTGCTTTAGCAACTACAGAGGCAGTTATTTTAATTGTAGGTTCTTTCTTTGGTGGCGTTCATATAGATACTCAATTTCTTTTATTAACGACTGTTATTATCGTTGTTTTTAGTGCTATAAGTGTAATGATTGGCGCTTTTTCCATACATCGATTACAGGCATTAGGTTTTAGTCTAGGGCTATGGGCAGTTTTTACATTATTAAGTAATTATGTAGTAATGGCAATTGGAACCATTATTCCAAAACATGTCTATGAAAAAATAATCTATACACATGTTCATATAAATATTATTGAGTGGCTCCGATATGTCTATTTAATTCAAATCGAACAAACAGGTATTTTAGGGAAGTCGTTTTATTATTTATCACAGTTTTACGAAACTAGTCTAGGGATTGGCTTGATATTAGGTATAACAATATTATGGTGGTTTATTCCTCTTTGTCTTGCTTATTTTAAGTTGAAATGTAAGGAGAGCTATAGATGA
- a CDS encoding ABC transporter ATP-binding protein — protein sequence MIELQKVVITYRKGQQIGPVTYQLTSGKIVALVGENGAGKSTLMKLIMGQLPLDKGTITGIPKGRVRYMPDDLNFPTTLKVKEIIELLGKLKGITSKSQDDILQLVDLFEHKNSFVSELSKGMRQRLNFAQSLLGECDVYILDEPTNGLDPYWINRVKSILKEERNKGQLILYSTHLLSTVEEIADEVIFIHKGKILASGNISSLKRQYAEESLESLWLKLYLGEEMS from the coding sequence ATGATAGAGCTACAAAAAGTTGTGATTACATATCGTAAAGGACAACAAATTGGTCCAGTTACCTATCAACTTACAAGTGGGAAAATTGTAGCTTTAGTGGGGGAGAATGGTGCTGGTAAAAGCACGCTAATGAAACTGATTATGGGACAATTACCCTTAGATAAAGGGACTATAACTGGCATTCCAAAAGGAAGAGTTCGATATATGCCTGATGATTTAAACTTTCCAACTACACTAAAAGTGAAAGAAATTATTGAGCTTTTAGGTAAGTTAAAGGGGATTACTAGTAAGAGTCAAGATGATATCTTACAGTTAGTTGATCTATTCGAGCATAAAAATAGTTTTGTTAGTGAGCTTTCAAAAGGAATGAGACAACGTTTAAACTTTGCACAAAGCCTGCTAGGCGAATGTGATGTGTATATTTTAGATGAACCTACAAACGGTCTAGATCCGTATTGGATCAACAGAGTGAAATCAATTTTAAAGGAAGAAAGAAATAAAGGTCAATTAATCTTATATTCTACTCATCTACTATCAACAGTAGAGGAGATTGCAGATGAAGTAATTTTCATTCATAAAGGTAAAATTCTTGCCTCAGGTAATATTTCGAGCTTGAAAAGACAATATGCTGAAGAATCTTTAGAATCCCTATGGTTGAAATTGTATTTAGGGGAGGAGATGTCTTGA
- a CDS encoding TlpA family protein disulfide reductase, with protein sequence MKNWLSASVVLILIGIVFISYLDSDKTETSKEIIDSTVKTADIQLSDRAVRNFELPNLTGEQKTLYNYLGKPVVLVFWATWCGPCNEEMPRLQNYYETKKDVQILTVNATDTEASRETVTKYANKKGWDLPILMDETGDIRKRFGGFTIPTTIFLSANGEIVHEVFGPIDEAYIDEIIKSL encoded by the coding sequence TTGAAAAATTGGCTTTCAGCAAGTGTTGTTTTAATTTTAATTGGTATTGTCTTTATTAGCTATTTAGATTCAGATAAAACAGAAACTTCTAAAGAAATAATTGATAGTACAGTTAAGACAGCCGATATACAACTTTCAGATAGAGCAGTGCGAAATTTTGAATTGCCAAATCTCACAGGCGAACAAAAAACATTATACAATTATCTAGGTAAACCGGTTGTCCTTGTATTTTGGGCTACCTGGTGTGGACCTTGTAATGAGGAAATGCCACGCTTGCAAAATTATTATGAAACAAAAAAAGATGTTCAAATTTTAACAGTCAATGCAACTGATACGGAAGCAAGTAGAGAAACCGTGACTAAATATGCTAATAAAAAGGGATGGGATTTACCCATTTTAATGGATGAAACTGGAGATATCCGAAAGCGATTCGGTGGTTTTACAATACCCACTACAATATTTCTAAGCGCAAATGGAGAGATTGTTCATGAAGTTTTTGGACCCATTGATGAGGCATATATAGATGAAATTATAAAAAGCTTGTAA
- a CDS encoding PepSY-associated TM helix domain-containing protein: protein MKNLYNRFWRWHFFAALFITPLLLTLTISGIGYLFYTDVENKLYSDAFFGDSKETTSITIDEGIEQAKAKFSDYTVSKVIVLDEPYNTRLTMTNSEGEQKYVFLDDNNQVVDSQDANYTFSNIMRNLHSSLFIGGTFVNYLVELAACWAIFLLLSGLYMTFRKKIWKKVQTETSRIRSRRWHSILGVIITIPMIAIIFTGLPWSAFMGNFIYTAAQQNPSIGIPELNSNPPTSDINEIPWATRKNEMPTSNSEDHSGHAGHGGSQSVPDYSNEYAMSVGKLMEHVESENISKPYSIILPSSEEGVFTVAKGSNTGVTGLDVNPNEEVTNYFDQYTGSLISSVGYNEYGILGKWFTWGIPLHEGHLFGWPNKIINLFICLAFLYLIYLGFKTWLLRRQKGMISAPPMPKEISIPFCIFMILLGVIMPLFGISLIVVVLIELIFGFTKKGIKPPFKEVNNDSIKYTHNNKNQVLKQ from the coding sequence ATGAAGAATTTATACAATCGTTTTTGGCGATGGCACTTTTTTGCTGCATTATTTATTACTCCCCTCTTACTTACTTTAACAATTAGTGGTATAGGGTACCTATTCTACACAGACGTTGAGAACAAGCTCTACTCTGATGCTTTCTTTGGAGATAGTAAAGAAACAACAAGCATTACTATCGATGAAGGGATTGAGCAAGCAAAGGCAAAATTTAGTGACTATACTGTCAGTAAAGTAATAGTTTTAGACGAACCTTATAATACGCGCTTAACGATGACTAACAGTGAAGGCGAACAAAAGTATGTCTTTTTAGATGATAATAATCAGGTAGTAGATAGTCAGGATGCAAACTATACATTTTCAAATATCATGCGTAATCTTCATAGCTCTTTATTCATAGGTGGGACATTCGTAAACTACTTAGTGGAGCTTGCTGCATGCTGGGCTATTTTCTTGTTGCTATCAGGCCTATACATGACTTTTAGAAAGAAAATATGGAAGAAAGTGCAGACAGAAACATCTCGTATTCGATCCCGGAGATGGCACAGTATTTTAGGTGTTATTATCACAATTCCTATGATTGCTATTATTTTTACAGGCTTACCATGGTCAGCATTTATGGGGAACTTTATCTACACAGCTGCACAACAAAATCCATCCATCGGAATTCCTGAACTGAATTCAAATCCACCAACATCTGATATCAATGAAATTCCATGGGCTACTCGTAAAAATGAAATGCCCACTTCTAATTCTGAAGATCATTCAGGTCATGCAGGTCATGGAGGATCTCAAAGTGTTCCTGATTATTCGAATGAATATGCAATGTCAGTTGGTAAATTGATGGAGCATGTTGAAAGTGAAAACATTTCTAAACCTTATTCTATTATTTTACCTAGCTCAGAAGAAGGTGTTTTTACAGTTGCGAAGGGTTCAAACACTGGTGTAACAGGTTTGGATGTAAATCCAAATGAAGAAGTCACTAATTATTTTGACCAATACACTGGCTCACTTATTTCATCTGTCGGATATAATGAATATGGTATTCTAGGAAAGTGGTTTACATGGGGAATTCCATTACATGAAGGACATCTATTTGGTTGGCCAAATAAAATAATCAATCTATTTATTTGTCTAGCATTTTTATATTTAATCTACCTTGGCTTTAAAACATGGTTATTACGTAGACAAAAGGGTATGATTTCTGCACCACCTATGCCAAAAGAAATATCTATTCCATTTTGTATTTTCATGATTTTACTAGGTGTCATTATGCCACTCTTTGGAATTTCTCTTATTGTAGTTGTTTTAATCGAACTAATTTTTGGGTTTACAAAAAAAGGAATAAAACCTCCATTCAAGGAAGTAAATAACGATTCAATAAAGTATACTCATAATAATAAAAACCAGGTGTTAAAACAATAA
- a CDS encoding MerR family transcriptional regulator — protein MSTLRYYDKEGLILNIEKSKSGNRIFDDEAISGLITIECLKKT, from the coding sequence ATCTCAACTCTTAGGTATTACGATAAGGAGGGTTTAATTCTTAATATAGAAAAGAGTAAAAGTGGGAATCGAATCTTTGACGATGAAGCTATTTCAGGTTTAATTACTATTGAGTGTCTGAAAAAAACCTGA
- a CDS encoding YqhV family protein, with product MMTIIEKSVLAMVILRVLSGSIEVSAGLLMLKLNNLEKAFYINTMLALVGPTVLIVTTAIALFGLADKIPVTRIICLFTGITLIIISSHIK from the coding sequence ATGATGACAATCATTGAAAAGTCGGTTCTTGCTATGGTTATATTACGTGTATTGTCTGGAAGTATTGAAGTAAGTGCTGGATTGTTGATGCTAAAGTTGAATAATTTAGAAAAAGCATTCTATATTAATACAATGCTTGCATTGGTTGGTCCAACTGTTTTAATCGTAACGACAGCAATTGCATTATTTGGACTAGCTGATAAAATTCCGGTGACGAGAATCATTTGCCTATTTACGGGAATAACACTAATTATTATTAGCTCACATATTAAGTAA
- a CDS encoding Tn7 transposase TnsA N-terminal domain-containing protein, translated as MNKPLVTNISNKYGNNRWKSKSLKIDREVFLYSDLEYDNWLTVECNPSIVNFCEQPFLIKIPYNNTIRTSIPDMWILYDNGDEEIVEVKYSNDLTKNKVKEQIEIQQLWATKNCIRHRIVTEREVRENRLLLSNYKSLLSILKKC; from the coding sequence GTGAATAAACCTCTTGTAACGAATATTTCCAATAAATATGGAAATAATCGTTGGAAATCAAAAAGCCTTAAAATAGATAGAGAAGTATTTCTTTATAGCGATTTGGAATATGATAATTGGTTGACAGTGGAATGTAATCCATCTATCGTCAACTTTTGCGAACAACCATTTCTAATTAAAATTCCCTACAATAATACTATCAGAACTTCTATACCGGATATGTGGATTCTTTATGATAATGGTGATGAAGAAATAGTCGAAGTTAAATACTCTAATGATTTAACTAAGAATAAAGTAAAAGAGCAAATAGAGATTCAACAGTTATGGGCTACAAAAAATTGTATTAGACATAGAATAGTAACTGAAAGAGAAGTTCGTGAAAATCGTTTACTTTTATCAAACTATAAGTCTCTATTAAGCATTTTAAAAAAATGTTGA
- a CDS encoding SCO family protein — protein MKKKRIVLLLILTISSILTACGSYKFEPSLNIEVQDFSMTNQHNEQVQLEDLKGKPWLAMFIFTNCTTVCPPMTFNMTGIQEELADKGMKDYQIVAFSVDPEVDQPEVLANYLSNYNVVDESKWQLLTGYEQKFIEQFARQSFNSVVKNDPNSDQVIHMSRYYLVNADGTVVKDYDGATDVPVESIVADMKALIKESK, from the coding sequence ATGAAAAAGAAACGTATTGTACTGCTTTTAATACTAACAATCAGTAGTATTTTAACGGCGTGTGGCAGCTATAAATTTGAGCCATCATTAAATATTGAGGTTCAAGATTTTTCGATGACAAACCAGCACAATGAGCAAGTACAATTAGAGGATTTAAAGGGGAAGCCATGGCTAGCAATGTTTATCTTTACAAATTGTACAACCGTCTGTCCGCCAATGACGTTTAATATGACAGGCATTCAGGAGGAGCTAGCGGATAAAGGCATGAAGGATTATCAAATTGTTGCCTTTAGTGTAGACCCTGAGGTAGATCAACCTGAGGTATTGGCGAATTACTTAAGCAATTATAATGTTGTAGATGAAAGCAAATGGCAGCTACTAACGGGCTATGAGCAAAAATTTATTGAACAATTTGCACGTCAATCCTTTAATTCAGTTGTTAAAAACGATCCAAATTCAGACCAGGTCATACATATGTCACGTTACTATTTAGTTAATGCGGATGGCACAGTTGTGAAAGATTATGATGGCGCAACAGACGTCCCAGTCGAAAGCATTGTCGCAGATATGAAAGCTCTTATTAAGGAGAGCAAATAA
- a CDS encoding DUF485 domain-containing protein — translation MANVSNTKQGQAIDYDAIEAMESFNRFVRKKNTFLFSITAIFLILYILLPILAFQPVLQQKFFGNITGVWVYSAGLFIMTIVLCTVYVKKAASFDKAAAAVLAEYQAKGGK, via the coding sequence ATGGCTAACGTTTCAAACACAAAACAGGGGCAAGCAATTGATTATGATGCAATTGAAGCAATGGAATCGTTCAATCGCTTTGTAAGAAAGAAAAACACCTTCCTGTTCTCGATTACAGCAATCTTTCTAATCCTTTATATCTTGCTGCCGATTCTTGCTTTCCAGCCTGTACTACAACAAAAATTCTTTGGTAATATTACGGGTGTTTGGGTTTATTCTGCAGGATTATTTATTATGACAATTGTGCTCTGTACGGTATATGTAAAAAAAGCTGCTTCATTCGATAAAGCTGCAGCTGCTGTGCTAGCAGAGTATCAAGCGAAAGGCGGAAAATAA
- a CDS encoding solute symporter family protein, giving the protein MNLVSISFFLAIVGLTLVVTYIAAKRTSSAADFYTAGGGLKGWQNGFAIAGDYLSAAAFLGVSGAIALTGFDGFFFSVGYVVANLVLLYVIAEPMRNLGRYTLADMLTARFNEKRIRGVAASGTIIIVILYMIAQLVGAGALIKLLFGIEYWIAVLIVGVMMTTYVLFGGMTATSWVQIIKASLLLFGTGLLATLVLVKFDFSLMKMFDTIAVDHGEEFLVPGIKYTSTIDSVSMMMALVLGTSGLPHILMRFFTVKDAKTARASISWTTWITAIFFSLTIFLGFGALNFVGLDQILAESKAGNTAAPLLAHYLGGDVLMAFIGAVAFATILAVVSGLVLTGASAISHDIYGEIIKNGQLTEKQQVIAARTGSISIAIVSIILALFAQSLNVSFLVSFAFCIGASANLPVILYTIYWKKFNSTGAVTAMVTGLVSCLVLGAMGPNVWSPVEGAAIFVGTPLVPLAVPAIITIPLGFIAGYLGTILSSNKATDAEAERIYKEIRVKANTGVSVSDVSH; this is encoded by the coding sequence ATGAATTTAGTATCGATTAGTTTCTTTTTAGCAATTGTTGGTTTAACGCTTGTTGTTACATATATTGCAGCAAAGCGCACATCCTCTGCGGCTGATTTTTATACGGCTGGCGGTGGTTTAAAGGGCTGGCAAAATGGATTTGCCATTGCAGGTGACTATTTATCTGCAGCAGCATTTCTTGGGGTGTCTGGCGCTATTGCTTTAACAGGCTTTGATGGTTTCTTCTTCTCTGTTGGTTATGTAGTAGCCAATTTAGTGCTGCTTTATGTGATTGCTGAGCCTATGCGTAATTTAGGTCGCTATACATTAGCTGATATGCTGACAGCACGCTTTAATGAAAAGCGCATTCGTGGTGTGGCAGCATCAGGCACAATTATTATTGTGATTCTTTATATGATTGCACAGCTAGTAGGTGCTGGTGCGCTTATTAAGCTACTATTTGGCATTGAATATTGGATTGCGGTATTAATTGTCGGTGTGATGATGACAACCTATGTATTATTTGGTGGCATGACAGCTACGTCTTGGGTACAAATTATTAAAGCAAGTCTTCTATTATTTGGGACAGGCTTATTAGCAACATTAGTGTTAGTAAAATTTGATTTTTCACTCATGAAAATGTTCGATACGATTGCGGTCGATCATGGTGAGGAATTCCTTGTACCAGGCATTAAATATACAAGTACAATTGACTCTGTTTCGATGATGATGGCTTTAGTTTTAGGGACATCAGGTTTACCACATATTTTAATGCGTTTCTTTACAGTAAAAGATGCCAAAACAGCACGTGCCTCTATTTCTTGGACAACTTGGATTACAGCTATTTTCTTCTCATTAACAATTTTCTTAGGCTTCGGTGCATTAAACTTTGTAGGGCTTGATCAAATTCTTGCCGAAAGTAAAGCTGGCAATACGGCTGCCCCACTGCTTGCACATTACTTAGGTGGAGATGTATTGATGGCATTTATTGGTGCTGTAGCCTTTGCGACAATTTTAGCGGTTGTATCTGGCTTAGTATTAACAGGAGCTTCTGCTATTTCTCATGATATTTATGGGGAAATTATTAAAAATGGACAATTAACAGAAAAGCAGCAAGTAATCGCTGCTCGTACAGGCTCTATTTCGATTGCGATTGTGTCGATTATTTTAGCTTTATTTGCGCAAAGCTTAAATGTTTCATTCCTTGTATCCTTTGCATTTTGTATTGGTGCTTCAGCGAATTTGCCTGTCATTCTTTATACAATTTATTGGAAAAAGTTCAATTCAACAGGTGCTGTAACAGCAATGGTTACAGGTTTAGTATCATGTTTAGTTTTAGGGGCAATGGGACCAAATGTCTGGAGTCCTGTTGAAGGCGCAGCTATTTTTGTGGGTACTCCACTTGTGCCACTTGCTGTACCAGCTATTATTACGATTCCACTAGGCTTTATTGCAGGCTATCTAGGGACAATTTTGTCATCTAACAAAGCAACGGATGCAGAGGCAGAGCGTATTTATAAAGAAATTCGCGTAAAGGCAAATACAGGTGTGTCTGTGTCAGATGTTTCTCATTAA
- a CDS encoding DUF485 domain-containing protein: MANNQTKKEVVIDYEAIAKQESFKALVRKKNSFLWSMTVIFLAAYMMLPILTSYTEILHQKAFGEITWVWIYSAGLFLMTWGLCHLYVAKANSYDKEAKAIIAEYENGGGRR; the protein is encoded by the coding sequence ATGGCGAACAATCAAACAAAAAAAGAAGTCGTAATTGATTATGAGGCAATTGCAAAGCAAGAGTCATTCAAGGCACTTGTACGAAAGAAAAATTCTTTCCTGTGGTCTATGACTGTCATATTTTTAGCAGCTTACATGATGTTACCAATTTTGACATCATATACGGAAATTCTACACCAAAAGGCATTTGGGGAGATTACTTGGGTGTGGATTTACTCTGCAGGACTATTCCTTATGACATGGGGGTTATGTCATTTATATGTAGCGAAGGCAAATAGCTATGACAAAGAAGCAAAGGCGATTATTGCCGAATATGAAAACGGAGGTGGCCGCCGATGA
- a CDS encoding solute symporter family protein, protein MSFTAIFFFVAIVGLTLVVTWWASKRTSSASDFYTAGGGLTGWQNGLAIAGDYLSAASFLGIAGAVALFGFDGFFFSVGYLVAYLVVLYIVAEPLRNLGKFTLADMITARFNNAKVRGTAALSTITIVLFYMIAQLVGAGALIQLLLGIDYWIAVLIVGVMMTTYVLFGGMTATSWVQIIKACLLMLGTVIISFLVLLKFDFSIATMFREMATATDNGAAYLNPGLRYTNGIDTISMLIALVVGTAGLPHILMRFFTVKDAQTARSSVIWATWIVGLFYILTIFLGFGAAAFVGKEDIIAANPAGNMAAPLLADALGGDILFSFVCAVAFATILAVVAGLVLSGASALSHDIYGQIIKKGKISEKEQVLAARIGSITIAVISILLALGAQTLNVAFLVSLAFCIAGSANLPVIIYTIYWKRFNTAGAVTAMLTGLISALAIVAVSPNVWNPVEGAAIFVGEPLIMLTNPALISVPLGFLGGFIGTLLSKESDEAKYREVDVKANTGISVQDVSH, encoded by the coding sequence ATGAGCTTTACAGCTATATTTTTCTTCGTAGCCATTGTTGGTTTAACATTAGTTGTTACATGGTGGGCATCTAAGCGCACATCTTCAGCAAGTGATTTCTACACTGCTGGTGGTGGTTTAACAGGCTGGCAAAATGGACTAGCTATTGCAGGTGACTATTTATCTGCAGCATCTTTCTTAGGGATAGCTGGTGCAGTCGCATTATTCGGATTTGATGGTTTCTTCTTCTCTGTTGGTTATTTAGTAGCTTACTTAGTGGTATTATACATCGTAGCGGAGCCATTACGTAACCTTGGGAAATTTACATTAGCTGATATGATTACAGCGCGCTTTAATAATGCAAAAGTTCGCGGAACGGCGGCTTTAAGTACAATTACAATTGTTTTATTCTACATGATTGCACAGCTAGTTGGTGCAGGAGCACTTATTCAATTACTTTTAGGAATTGACTATTGGATCGCCGTATTAATCGTAGGTGTGATGATGACAACCTACGTACTATTCGGTGGTATGACAGCAACATCTTGGGTACAAATTATTAAAGCCTGTCTTTTAATGTTAGGTACTGTGATTATTTCCTTCTTAGTATTACTGAAATTTGATTTCAGTATTGCGACAATGTTTAGAGAAATGGCAACGGCTACGGATAACGGTGCAGCATACTTAAATCCTGGCTTACGCTATACAAACGGTATTGATACAATTTCGATGTTAATTGCCTTAGTAGTAGGTACTGCAGGTCTACCACATATCCTAATGCGCTTCTTTACAGTAAAAGATGCACAAACAGCTCGTTCATCTGTAATTTGGGCTACTTGGATTGTAGGTTTATTCTATATATTAACAATCTTCTTAGGCTTCGGTGCAGCAGCATTCGTTGGAAAAGAAGATATTATTGCAGCTAACCCTGCTGGTAACATGGCTGCTCCACTTCTTGCAGACGCACTTGGTGGCGATATTCTATTCTCATTCGTTTGTGCGGTAGCATTTGCGACAATTCTAGCGGTAGTAGCAGGTCTTGTACTTTCGGGTGCATCTGCCCTATCTCATGATATTTATGGTCAAATTATTAAAAAGGGTAAAATTTCAGAGAAAGAGCAAGTGCTTGCAGCTCGTATCGGCTCAATCACAATCGCTGTTATTTCTATCCTATTAGCACTTGGTGCACAAACATTAAACGTTGCGTTCCTAGTATCGCTTGCATTCTGTATTGCGGGTTCTGCTAACCTTCCAGTAATTATTTACACAATTTATTGGAAACGCTTTAATACAGCGGGTGCTGTAACAGCGATGTTAACAGGGTTAATTTCAGCATTAGCGATCGTAGCTGTATCACCAAACGTATGGAATCCAGTTGAAGGTGCTGCTATTTTCGTTGGTGAACCGTTAATTATGTTAACGAACCCAGCCCTTATCTCTGTACCACTAGGCTTCCTTGGTGGCTTTATTGGCACATTGCTTTCTAAAGAAAGTGATGAAGCGAAATATCGTGAAGTGGATGTTAAAGCAAACACAGGTATTTCTGTACAGGACGTATCTCACTAA
- a CDS encoding TatD family hydrolase: MLIDAHIHLEQYKDEEIPSLLDEVDAVIAVSMELSSCQRTHQLAKMYSKVKAAFGFHPEQPVLSQMDEDALFKWIRRYQDHMVAVGEVGLPYYLRQEQAIDNAPYIALLERFIVLAKELRKPIILHAVYEDAMIACDLLEKHQVQRAHFHWFKGDQAVVQRLIQHGYAISITPDCLYEEEIQQLIQAYPIELMMVETDGPWPFEGPFAGKRTAPWMMHSTIRMIAAIKGITAQEAAYILMQNTKNFYQL, translated from the coding sequence ATGCTGATTGATGCGCATATTCATTTAGAGCAATATAAGGATGAAGAAATTCCTTCCTTGCTGGATGAGGTAGACGCTGTGATTGCTGTGAGTATGGAGCTATCCTCCTGCCAAAGAACACACCAATTAGCCAAAATGTATAGCAAGGTAAAGGCAGCATTTGGCTTTCATCCCGAGCAGCCTGTACTTAGTCAGATGGATGAGGATGCATTGTTTAAGTGGATTCGTCGTTATCAGGATCATATGGTCGCAGTAGGTGAGGTAGGCTTACCGTACTATTTAAGGCAGGAACAGGCGATTGACAATGCTCCCTATATCGCTTTGCTAGAGCGTTTTATTGTCTTGGCAAAGGAGCTTCGTAAACCAATTATTTTACATGCAGTGTATGAGGATGCGATGATTGCCTGTGATTTACTTGAAAAGCATCAGGTTCAGCGAGCGCATTTTCATTGGTTTAAAGGGGATCAGGCAGTGGTGCAACGGCTGATTCAGCATGGCTACGCTATTTCCATCACGCCTGATTGCTTATATGAGGAAGAGATTCAGCAATTAATTCAAGCTTATCCGATTGAATTGATGATGGTGGAAACAGATGGTCCATGGCCGTTTGAGGGGCCTTTTGCAGGTAAGCGTACAGCGCCATGGATGATGCATTCAACCATTCGGATGATTGCGGCGATCAAGGGGATAACTGCACAGGAAGCGGCATATATACTGATGCAAAATACAAAAAATTTCTATCAACTTTAA